AAATTGCGATCGCTGATGCGGGGCTGGGGAGGGGGATCATCGAGAATCGAGCGCCCGAGACAAAATTGCAGAAGTTTGCCCGTGTCTAAGCGTCCTAACAGTTTGCCCTGAGCATCCACTAAAATAGGGGCTAAGGCGAGCGCTTCTCCCCTCAGGGTGGCCAGAAACTCACTGACGGCCATGCGCGAGTTAAGAGGGATAATCGGACGCAGCCAACCGCTCAGATCCAGACAGTTGGGGGAGGGGTTTCTGGTTTTGGGGTGCTGTTGTTGATAGAGGAGGTAAGCGATCAGGGCTTGACTCTCAATCAGTCCTAGGGGACAATACCGCTCATCCACCACCACGATCACTTCTGGATTGCCCGCATTAATTAAATCGCAAAGACTGGCCCGGTCAATAATTAATTCACAGGTAGTGACGGATTGATTAAAGTGATGGAGACTGAGGGTAACGCTAGGCATGGGGATAATTGGGTGGGCGGTGGCGGTAACTTTAGGGCATAATTAACAAACTGATGGCCAAACTATTAGTAGTCCTAGAACTTGAATCTACCTTGATTATGACGCTCGCTCATCTAGACGACCTCTCCATTGATTACAATTAACTACAATACCCACTGCCAAAAAGCAAAGTTAACTTTAACTTCCCTTAGCTGATGGCGAGAGGGTTGTCTTCTCAACAGAGAAAGCCTAACCTAATTGTTTGTTATTTTCTATCTACCTTGCGGGTGAGAAAACGTTGCCTCCGAGACTGACTATTTATGCTTTTGTCCCAACGGACTCACCCTTGACGGGAGTGAGTTCACCCCCGGGGCTGGTTAATTCTTTGACGGCTTTATTGGCTAATGAACGCTATAATCTAACCCTAGGGTCGTCTTCTAGCGAATTACTGGCTAATATCGAGGCACAGAAGGAAAAAATCGATTGTTTGCTGGTGGTCTTTCATCCTTCCCTACAGCCGACTTTTAATCAACTCTACGAAGGGGGGATTTTACTGCCAGTAGTGATCATTGTCGCTGACAAGAACATCACTGCCGAGACGAATGACTCTCCCACCTGTCTCTATCATAGTGCCGAATTACAAATTACCGTCAAGGAATTAGACAGCATCACCTCCGTCATCGACCAAGCGATCGCTAGATTTCTCCATTTAGCTCCTAATTGCTCTTTTTCCGAGCGTACTACGATTGTTAACCAACCGAATCCCGTGGCAAATAATCACAGTTTTCTCCTCCTACAACAGCGCCGTTTAGCAGAAAAATTAAAAGAAAGACTCGGCTATTTAGGTGTTTACTACAAACGCAACCCGCAGCTATTTTATCGCAATCTTGCCCCGGAGGAAAAAAAAGAATTACTGCGGGAAGTAAGAGCAGATTATCGGGAGATTATTTTAAATTACTTCCTACAGGATTATCCGATTAATCAAGCGATCGATGAGTTGGTTAATAATGTCTTTTTTACCGATCTCTCAGTGTCGCAAATTCTGGAAATTCATATAGAGTTAATGGATGAATTTTCCCAACAATTAAAATTAGAAGGCAGAAGTGAGGAAATTCTCCTAGATTATCGTCTCGCTCTCATTGATATCCTTGCTCACTTGGGGGAAATGTACCGTCGTTCCATACCTCGCGAGGATATCCCTGATGATTTATTATTGGGAATAGACTAAAATATCCCAGACAAATAGCAATGAACTCATATCCTCAGCCCCTGTGATCCTAACCTATGAGCGTCTTTAAAAAAACCTATGTTTTAAAACTGTACGTCGCCGGGAATACCCCCAACTCCGTGCGCGCCTTGAAAACCCTGAAAAATATCCTAGAAGAGGAATT
This Microcystis wesenbergii NRERC-220 DNA region includes the following protein-coding sequences:
- a CDS encoding circadian clock protein KaiA, giving the protein MPPRLTIYAFVPTDSPLTGVSSPPGLVNSLTALLANERYNLTLGSSSSELLANIEAQKEKIDCLLVVFHPSLQPTFNQLYEGGILLPVVIIVADKNITAETNDSPTCLYHSAELQITVKELDSITSVIDQAIARFLHLAPNCSFSERTTIVNQPNPVANNHSFLLLQQRRLAEKLKERLGYLGVYYKRNPQLFYRNLAPEEKKELLREVRADYREIILNYFLQDYPINQAIDELVNNVFFTDLSVSQILEIHIELMDEFSQQLKLEGRSEEILLDYRLALIDILAHLGEMYRRSIPREDIPDDLLLGID